The segment ACACCGACTGGTTTCCCGTTTTCATAGATCAGCCGGCTGCTGATCTCGATAGGCATCCGCCTGCCGCTTCTGGTCACAAATTCCATCGAGTAAGTTGCGGGGGCCTTTTCACGCAGTTTGTGCTTAAGCATTTGGCGAACAACACCGTCGTATTCGTCGGGGATGTAGTTGGAGACGTTGGCGCCAAGAACCTCCTTGCGGCTGTATCCGGTTACCCTTTCGGCTTCCTTGTTGATGGATGTGAAATTTCCTTCGAGGTCTGTGGTGTAGATGATGTCGTTTGCATTCTCAAACAATTCCTCGTACTGATTTTTCAATGCAATTTCGCGTCGGGCCCATTCCTGCAACAAGGTGTTCTGGTTCCGGATACGTTGGCGGAGTATTTCGGTCCAGAGGAGAGAAAGCAGCATCAGAATCGCAGCACCACCAAGGATGGAGTTCCACTCGTTTGATTCCCACTGGCTGATTTTTCTGATATAGGGAAAGCCGCTGCCAAGGGCTGGTTGGAAAAGGCGCACGTCGGTTTCGTACAATGCCATGGAGTATCCGATGGGTACAGGCCCGAAGGAGAGGCCTCGCCGGCGAGACGGATGAGGTTCCTTGATGCATGCCCGGGACAAAGGCGCGGCGGGCAGGAACAAAGCTGTCGCTGCCACAACGGCCAGCAACCGGGGGCCGGACACACGATGACGTGTGGGCGCATTTACTCGGTCGTAAGCCATACAGACTTCCTTCCTGATCTTTCTCACTCAAGATGGAACTTCATGAGCTTTTCGTAGCATTCAGGGCAAATCCCATGACTGAATTCTGCCTCTGAATGGTCACTGATATAAGTTTCGACCTGCTGCCAATAATCGCCGTCATTCCGGATCTTTTTGCAGTACATGCAGATCGGCAACAACCCGCGCAGTTGCTTGACCTGCTTCAGAGCTGCTTCCAGATCGTGCACTCGCTCGGCAAGTTTTCGTTGCAGTTCCAGAACGCGGAGCCCAACCCGGACCCGCGCACGCAATTCCGCGCGATTGAAAGGCTTGGTCACATAGTCGTTGGCGCCGGCTTCAAGTCCGCTAACGATATCACCGTAATCGTTCCGAGCCGTCAGCAGGATGAAATAAGGGTTGGCAATGGTTGGCGCTGCCCGGGCCCGCCGGCAAATGGTGGGCCCGTCCATGCCCGGCATCATCCAATCGAGGATGGCCATTTGAGGCGCCTCCGGCCTTGTCAGCATCTGCCACGCTTCGGTCCCATTTCTGGCCACTACGACCTCGTGACCCCATTTCTCAAGAGCTTTTTGCAGGATACGCAACGATATCGGGTCATCGTCTGCGACAAGAATGCAGGACGCTTCCGGTGCTGGCTCTCCCTGGTTGTCCACTTCGGCCACCATTTTATGCTTCGGCCACGGGGCCTCTCAATTTCGCTGGACTTTTTGCATCGCCCGGGACAGTTCTTCAAGCGTGAAGGGCTTCTCCAAAAACTCCGAGCTGCCTGTTACTGCGGCCTCATGCCGAATTCGTCCGGAACTATATCCGGAGGAGAGGATAACTTTCACACTGGGGTTAATGTCCTTAAGCCGGGCATAAGTTTCGAGGCCGCTCAGTCCCGGCATGATCAGGTCGATCAGAACGCAGTTAATGTCATCGCTTTTGCTGGAATAGATTTCGCAAGCCTTGCGGCCGCTTTCAGCGGTTAAAACCTCGTATCCCAGCCGCGTCAATCCTGTTTCCAGAAATTGAAGAATGCGTGGCTCATCATCCACCACAAGCACCTGGCCCTGCCCCTCAAGTATTTGTCCGTGTCTGGAATCTGCGGCAGACGTGCGTCTTCCGAAAACCGCCGGAAAGTAGAGTGAAAAGTCACTTCCTTGCCCGGGCGTGCTGGACACCGAAATAAATCCCTCTGCGTCCTTAACCATTTTCTCGACCATGGCTAATCCCAGACCATGGCCACGGCCAGGCCCCTTGGTGGTGAACAGCGGAACAAAGATATTTTTCACTATTTCCGGTGGTATTCCTTCCCCTGTGTCGCGGACTGCAATTCGGACGTAATGGCCCGGGGAGTTCGATTCCGCCAGCCTGCCGTCACCCAGTTTGAGTGTTTGCAGGTCCGCTTCAATCAATAGGGTTCCGCCCTGCTGCATAGCGTCGCGGGCGTTGATGCAAAGGTTCAGAATCGCCTGCTGAAGACGGCTGTGATTCGCTTTGATAGAAGGCAGTCGCGGAGCAATTCGATGCTCGATCCGGATCTTCCGGTCGAACGTGCGGGTAATGATGCTGATGGCGCCTCCGACAAGTTCAGCCGTGTCAACAGGACCTTCGTCGTCCGGATTGTCTCTGGATGCGTCAAGGAGACGCCTTGCCAGGCCCGCAGCCCCTTTCGCGGATTCTTCTATAATTTTGAGAGGCTCGTGCAGCGGGTCCGCTGGCGGCAGGCGGAGCCGAGCCAGAGAGCTGAAACCGATGATGACCTCCAAAGCATTATTGAAATCGTGCGCAACGCCGCCGGCCAGGATGCCAAGTGTCTGAAGCCCCTGTGAGCGGTAGAGTTCGTTCTCAACGCGGTTGAGCTCCTCCGATTCTTTTTCCGGCAGCGTCGGATTGACGAACACCAGAAAGCGCATTGTCTTTCCGTTCTCGTCGTAAATGGCATGTGAATCGATGAGACATGCAACAATGTCACCCGACTTTTGCTTCAGATTGATTACCGACGGTGGCTTACGATGCCCCGTGTGAGAAGCCTCCGTTCCTCGAAGTAAGGCCTGCGCGCCGCCTGGCCCGCCGAGGAGACTCTCCACCGCCATCCCCTTCAATTCCTCCTGGCTGTATTGCAGCAGGTCGGCAAGTGCGCGGTTGGCAAGCTGAATTCTGGAATCGAGGTCCACGAATGCCGCTCCAAGAACCGCCTGATCGATAACAGCCTGCGCAATCTGGGCGTACTGAAAATGACCCATGTCAAACCCTGGTGTTGCTGATGCTTCCTGATCGCCGGAATCAGAATGACCGGAGCCGAAAGCTTCCGACACCGGCTGGGGAGTTGTGTCCGAGCGATCAGTAAAGCCTGCATGGCCATTTAAGGTGGCGCCAGCTCTCGATCCTCGGTTGAAGCTCTTCGAAGTTTGTGTCGATTCCTTCATTGCCACGCTTCCCGACTGAAACCTGAAATCACCTGTCCTCCTGAATACAGACTTCGCGATTGATACCGGAGGTGACTCCCCATACCAACAC is part of the Acidobacteriota bacterium genome and harbors:
- a CDS encoding PAS domain-containing hybrid sensor histidine kinase/response regulator — encoded protein: MKESTQTSKSFNRGSRAGATLNGHAGFTDRSDTTPQPVSEAFGSGHSDSGDQEASATPGFDMGHFQYAQIAQAVIDQAVLGAAFVDLDSRIQLANRALADLLQYSQEELKGMAVESLLGGPGGAQALLRGTEASHTGHRKPPSVINLKQKSGDIVACLIDSHAIYDENGKTMRFLVFVNPTLPEKESEELNRVENELYRSQGLQTLGILAGGVAHDFNNALEVIIGFSSLARLRLPPADPLHEPLKIIEESAKGAAGLARRLLDASRDNPDDEGPVDTAELVGGAISIITRTFDRKIRIEHRIAPRLPSIKANHSRLQQAILNLCINARDAMQQGGTLLIEADLQTLKLGDGRLAESNSPGHYVRIAVRDTGEGIPPEIVKNIFVPLFTTKGPGRGHGLGLAMVEKMVKDAEGFISVSSTPGQGSDFSLYFPAVFGRRTSAADSRHGQILEGQGQVLVVDDEPRILQFLETGLTRLGYEVLTAESGRKACEIYSSKSDDINCVLIDLIMPGLSGLETYARLKDINPSVKVILSSGYSSGRIRHEAAVTGSSEFLEKPFTLEELSRAMQKVQRN
- a CDS encoding response regulator transcription factor, producing the protein MVAEVDNQGEPAPEASCILVADDDPISLRILQKALEKWGHEVVVARNGTEAWQMLTRPEAPQMAILDWMMPGMDGPTICRRARAAPTIANPYFILLTARNDYGDIVSGLEAGANDYVTKPFNRAELRARVRVGLRVLELQRKLAERVHDLEAALKQVKQLRGLLPICMYCKKIRNDGDYWQQVETYISDHSEAEFSHGICPECYEKLMKFHLE